A genomic segment from Candidatus Korarchaeum cryptofilum OPF8 encodes:
- a CDS encoding HD domain-containing protein — protein sequence MIPELEEEILGFLKSEKLIRIFDYLKGDPRIRGLLEMSNIVLVHRLKYNDHGMMHAMITTRNSLKILDILSEEVVNEDWRDLEDSKLIVMTASFLHDIGNSIMREEHEILSVFLAKPFVEEILSDFYDDSSKAVKIGSMIYEAIMCHMGRFEPTSLEAGIVATADGCDMEKERARIPFQLGRHDIHKFSALAVERVDIGRGEEKPLRITVGMKDPSGTFQIEEILLKKIRGTRFERFVEVYADIAGSERIRFI from the coding sequence ATGATTCCTGAATTAGAAGAGGAGATATTAGGGTTCTTGAAATCCGAGAAACTCATCAGGATATTTGATTATCTCAAGGGAGACCCTAGGATAAGGGGCCTCCTAGAGATGTCAAATATAGTCCTCGTTCACAGGCTCAAGTATAACGATCACGGTATGATGCACGCTATGATAACCACCAGGAACTCCCTGAAGATCCTAGACATATTATCTGAGGAGGTGGTCAACGAGGATTGGCGCGATCTCGAGGACTCTAAACTCATAGTCATGACAGCCAGCTTCCTCCATGACATAGGGAACTCTATTATGAGAGAGGAGCATGAGATACTCAGCGTTTTCCTTGCTAAGCCATTCGTAGAGGAGATACTCTCCGATTTTTACGATGATAGCTCGAAGGCCGTTAAAATAGGCAGTATGATATACGAAGCCATAATGTGCCACATGGGGAGGTTCGAGCCCACGAGCTTAGAAGCCGGTATAGTGGCGACAGCCGATGGATGCGATATGGAGAAGGAGAGAGCTAGGATTCCCTTCCAATTGGGCCGTCATGATATCCATAAGTTCTCAGCTTTAGCTGTGGAGAGGGTCGATATAGGGAGGGGTGAGGAGAAGCCCCTGAGGATAACCGTGGGGATGAAGGACCCCAGCGGGACCTTCCAGATAGAGGAGATCCTACTGAAGAAGATAAGGGGGACGAGGTTCGAGAGGTTCGTGGAGGTATACGCTGATATAGCGGGCTCCGAGAGGATAAGGTTCATCTAA
- a CDS encoding epoxyqueuosine reductase, protein MLKIKNLINSILEDEVSSRGIKFRLPAPVAVGGAEDPLWAELKLLHPWMKMPRELLDGARSVIVFALPISDEAIRSNISGDEPSFEWLRDYVVANDILWNASYKLAEYLKNLGYNSLPLRPTHDFDDVELRASWSHRHAGYVCGLGTFGLNNLLITERGCAVRICTVITEAPIERSERPTHEYCLAKLGYSCDACLRRCPIGALNDWKSMKGKCYERLLSFAEKWPILGKADACGKCSVGIPCATEIPRAIRKS, encoded by the coding sequence ATGCTCAAGATCAAAAACCTAATAAACTCTATTTTAGAGGATGAAGTCTCAAGTAGGGGAATAAAATTCAGATTACCTGCTCCAGTAGCGGTTGGAGGAGCGGAAGATCCCCTATGGGCCGAGCTAAAGCTCCTGCATCCTTGGATGAAGATGCCTCGGGAACTCTTAGACGGGGCCAGGAGTGTCATAGTGTTCGCCCTCCCAATAAGCGATGAAGCGATAAGAAGTAATATCAGTGGGGATGAACCATCTTTCGAATGGTTGAGGGACTATGTTGTTGCCAATGATATTCTATGGAACGCTTCTTATAAATTAGCAGAATATCTTAAGAATTTAGGTTATAATAGTTTACCTCTAAGGCCGACGCACGACTTCGATGACGTAGAACTTAGGGCGAGCTGGAGTCACAGGCATGCAGGTTACGTCTGCGGCTTGGGGACCTTCGGCTTGAACAACTTGCTCATAACGGAGAGGGGATGTGCTGTTAGGATATGCACGGTAATAACAGAGGCCCCTATAGAGAGGTCGGAGAGGCCCACGCATGAGTACTGCTTAGCGAAGCTCGGTTACAGTTGCGATGCTTGCTTGAGGAGATGCCCTATAGGGGCTTTAAACGATTGGAAGTCGATGAAGGGAAAATGTTATGAGAGATTACTCTCTTTCGCTGAAAAATGGCCGATTCTAGGGAAAGCCGATGCTTGCGGCAAGTGCTCCGTCGGTATCCCATGCGCTACCGAGATCCCGAGAGCTATACGAAAATCGTAA
- a CDS encoding CBS domain-containing protein has translation MLRDLSSLGKERKLLGISQRELAKMAGVSQSLISKVENGQMVPNYDVALRIIRALELVREKKGLSRAREIMSSPVISVSPKDSLKKAISLMEEHGISQLPVISNGKVVGSLTEEAIINRMGSISMETLVEEVMGSPFPIFPPDTSVALIKEALLYYQAVLIQENGGIVGIVTKSDLVRNLERI, from the coding sequence ATGCTGAGGGATCTGAGCTCCCTCGGAAAGGAAAGGAAATTGCTGGGGATAAGCCAGAGGGAGCTAGCAAAAATGGCCGGAGTGAGCCAATCCCTCATTTCGAAGGTGGAGAATGGTCAGATGGTCCCGAATTACGATGTAGCTTTGAGGATAATCAGAGCTCTGGAGCTCGTGAGGGAAAAGAAAGGACTCTCTAGAGCTAGGGAGATAATGAGCTCCCCCGTCATAAGCGTCTCCCCTAAGGATAGCTTGAAGAAGGCGATATCTCTCATGGAGGAGCACGGTATATCTCAACTTCCGGTGATTTCGAATGGGAAGGTCGTAGGTTCATTGACGGAGGAAGCGATAATAAACAGGATGGGCTCTATATCGATGGAGACGCTGGTGGAGGAAGTCATGGGGAGCCCTTTTCCAATATTCCCCCCGGATACTTCTGTCGCACTGATAAAGGAGGCGCTCCTCTACTACCAAGCGGTCCTGATACAAGAGAATGGAGGTATAGTGGGGATAGTCACGAAGTCAGATCTCGTGAGGAACTTGGAGAGGATCTGA
- a CDS encoding DF family (seleno)protein, whose amino-acid sequence MSAKVSVYYTPECPADEFLKELRETLSEAGISCEIEEIVLASDDEAVEHKVLGVPTVRINGVDVDPNFEDKGIYRAACTRLYKWKGAVYSFPPKEMILEALKRLGVRK is encoded by the coding sequence ATGAGCGCAAAGGTATCGGTATACTATACTCCTGAGTGCCCGGCTGATGAGTTCCTCAAGGAATTGAGGGAAACGTTATCTGAGGCCGGCATATCCTGTGAGATAGAGGAGATAGTTTTAGCGAGTGATGATGAGGCAGTGGAGCATAAAGTCCTCGGGGTACCTACTGTGAGGATAAACGGCGTGGATGTGGATCCTAACTTCGAGGATAAAGGGATTTACAGGGCTGCGTGCACGAGGCTGTATAAGTGGAAAGGCGCTGTTTACAGCTTCCCTCCGAAGGAGATGATATTGGAGGCTCTGAAGAGATTGGGAGTCCGGAAATGA
- a CDS encoding stage II sporulation protein M: MIPSHVHEDPLAFLRPSENTERFLAHLIDLIVITMIQVPLIILLFVQQSLMNIVIASSIATLTFILYFTLLEGIFSTTIGKRALDLKVISLNGMCSPSLRESFLRNTFRLADILVLYLPLFLMKGGRRIGDLLANTAVVSKKFVRIELPPPGSGLRKEVGESIVKALSLRLESLDIKPQGVPRAEIREYVARILGEGEELVDRVAYFISNPSLQLMTLGAEGIAEIYERASELCSGECSEILRNRARIIRALYKKAERRDKIGFSWGRGFKRLSPYFLLSIALFLISSILAYYLKPDWMESLIKEIFGKDVIPSEESPLTLSTVIFLNNLRVVLATLGLAPLIFMPFVTLTVNGFLVGFVLSISSDPAKALLLILPHGVPELSSIFLSTAVGIRVSRYMLDSKKWPRAREAAMESVDLMILSFIVLLYAAFIEGFVTRWISNYPALDIAFSIAEAVIIYLILRSSPSSSRDLTS, from the coding sequence ATGATACCCTCCCATGTGCATGAGGATCCTCTCGCTTTCCTGAGACCATCCGAGAATACTGAGAGGTTTTTGGCCCATTTAATAGACTTAATTGTGATAACTATGATTCAGGTGCCACTAATTATCCTTTTGTTTGTGCAGCAGAGCTTAATGAACATCGTAATAGCCTCATCAATCGCGACTTTAACTTTCATTCTCTACTTCACACTGTTAGAGGGTATCTTCTCCACGACGATAGGGAAGAGAGCGCTAGATCTCAAAGTGATATCATTGAATGGGATGTGCAGCCCCTCCCTGAGGGAATCTTTCCTAAGGAACACTTTCAGATTAGCGGACATCCTAGTTCTCTACCTACCTCTCTTCCTGATGAAAGGAGGAAGGAGGATCGGGGATCTGCTAGCTAATACAGCTGTTGTCTCAAAGAAATTCGTCAGGATAGAGCTCCCTCCCCCCGGATCTGGGCTAAGGAAAGAGGTAGGGGAGAGTATAGTTAAGGCCTTGTCCCTTAGGCTTGAGAGTCTGGATATTAAGCCTCAGGGAGTTCCTAGAGCTGAAATAAGGGAGTATGTAGCTCGGATCTTGGGGGAGGGGGAGGAGCTAGTGGATAGAGTAGCATACTTCATATCGAATCCCTCGCTGCAGCTCATGACATTGGGAGCTGAGGGCATCGCTGAGATATATGAGAGAGCATCGGAGCTCTGCTCAGGGGAGTGCAGCGAGATCTTGAGGAACAGAGCTAGAATAATAAGGGCCCTTTACAAAAAAGCCGAGAGAAGAGACAAGATTGGATTCTCCTGGGGAAGAGGCTTCAAGAGATTATCCCCTTACTTCCTGCTATCTATAGCTCTATTCCTGATATCATCCATCCTAGCTTATTATCTCAAGCCCGATTGGATGGAGAGCTTGATCAAGGAGATATTCGGGAAGGATGTGATACCGAGTGAGGAGAGCCCCCTAACACTATCCACCGTGATATTCCTGAACAACCTCAGGGTGGTCCTAGCCACCCTCGGCTTAGCTCCTCTTATCTTCATGCCATTCGTCACTCTAACGGTAAACGGCTTCTTAGTTGGGTTCGTCCTGTCGATCTCAAGCGATCCCGCTAAAGCCTTACTCCTCATACTCCCCCATGGGGTACCGGAGCTCTCTTCCATCTTCCTCTCTACCGCCGTGGGCATCAGGGTCTCAAGGTATATGTTAGATAGTAAGAAGTGGCCCCGAGCTAGGGAAGCTGCTATGGAGTCCGTTGACCTCATGATCCTCTCTTTTATCGTTCTCCTCTACGCTGCATTCATCGAGGGTTTCGTAACTAGATGGATCTCGAACTACCCTGCTTTAGATATAGCCTTCTCAATAGCTGAAGCTGTTATCATATACTTGATCCTCAGATCCTCTCCAAGTTCCTCACGAGATCTGACTTCGTGA
- a CDS encoding glutamine synthetase family protein: MLDELMSEISEGKIKRVELEYVDILGYLRSCLLSAEKFLESRTGSFDSSSVKISSISDSDALLVPDPSTSIVIGEDCRMLCEIWEGMGSRRSSKDPRFIARRTEEFLLSQGYRGHLGVEMEFFVLDGDLKPISNGWNGRKNYMISPPLDPLRDFEIEAMERLSRAQLKPEVIHHEVSTGQLEVSLAADSLLRAADSTIRAKREIREVAKEMGLIATFMPKPVPGMNGSGMHFHMSLWDDKGNLFYDPNDEYAELSQLARYFIGGILEHIGSLAAIVAPTVNSYRRLVPGFEAPVYASWGRGNRSAAIRIPVYKRGSPRSKRMEFRVPDPSCNPYLAFSATFMAGIDGIRRKIDPGDPTDFNVYERNEGLKRLPRSLNEALDELESDNSYLKPVFESDMLESYLEMKRREVMELSQWPSEAEYESYLSV; encoded by the coding sequence ATGCTAGATGAATTGATGTCCGAGATCTCTGAGGGGAAGATCAAGAGAGTCGAGCTCGAGTACGTGGACATACTCGGCTACCTGAGGAGCTGCTTGCTATCGGCTGAGAAGTTCTTGGAATCTAGAACAGGATCCTTCGATTCCAGTAGCGTCAAGATATCGAGCATAAGCGATAGCGACGCTCTCCTAGTGCCTGACCCCTCCACATCGATAGTGATAGGGGAAGACTGCAGGATGCTCTGCGAGATATGGGAGGGGATGGGGAGCAGGAGGTCATCTAAGGATCCGAGGTTCATCGCGAGGAGAACGGAGGAATTCCTGCTCTCACAGGGGTATAGAGGTCACTTGGGGGTTGAGATGGAATTCTTCGTCCTCGATGGGGATTTGAAACCGATCTCTAATGGCTGGAACGGTAGGAAGAATTACATGATCTCGCCGCCCCTCGATCCTCTCAGGGATTTTGAGATAGAGGCAATGGAGAGACTATCCAGGGCTCAGCTCAAGCCGGAGGTTATTCATCATGAGGTATCAACAGGCCAGCTCGAAGTATCATTAGCTGCGGATAGCTTATTGAGGGCGGCTGACTCCACGATAAGGGCTAAGAGGGAGATAAGGGAAGTAGCTAAGGAAATGGGTCTAATAGCGACATTCATGCCTAAGCCTGTCCCTGGGATGAATGGAAGCGGTATGCACTTTCACATGAGCTTATGGGATGATAAGGGGAACTTATTCTACGATCCGAATGATGAATACGCTGAATTGAGCCAATTGGCTAGGTACTTCATAGGGGGTATCTTAGAGCATATAGGCTCCCTCGCAGCTATAGTCGCGCCCACTGTGAACAGCTACAGGAGGCTCGTACCCGGATTCGAGGCCCCCGTTTACGCGAGTTGGGGAAGGGGAAATAGGAGCGCTGCCATAAGGATTCCAGTTTATAAGAGGGGATCACCGAGGTCAAAGAGGATGGAGTTCAGAGTACCGGATCCCAGCTGCAATCCTTACTTGGCCTTCTCAGCTACTTTCATGGCCGGTATAGATGGAATAAGGAGGAAGATAGATCCAGGGGATCCGACTGACTTCAACGTCTATGAGAGAAACGAGGGATTAAAAAGGCTTCCAAGAAGCTTAAATGAGGCTCTTGATGAATTAGAGAGCGATAATTCCTACTTAAAGCCCGTTTTCGAGAGCGATATGCTGGAAAGTTACTTGGAGATGAAGAGGAGGGAAGTCATGGAACTTAGCCAGTGGCCGAGTGAGGCTGAGTACGAGAGCTACCTTTCAGTATGA
- a CDS encoding PLP-dependent transferase, producing the protein MSDFSPIEVPIYMTATFQNPLPSGKPNISRRGKELKYSREENPTVEELERIVASLDGYDDCLAFNSGMASISTLFLSRYRKRIVVNLDSYSATVGLALRLKAMGFDIEICSTDHLGECIKPGSLVFTESITNPLLRVPDLEMLRDSCIDKGAEFIIDNTSATPVLLKPSLFSDLSIQSATKYLSGTNDTVGGVVSGNELSELWEWRRVLGSILDPFRAFLIIRGVKTLELRMRRHCETALTLARWLQDHPKVKEVIYPGLETHKDHQIAKRLLKGFGGIISFRINGDARKFLMNLRKIKRATSFGASISLASIPHGSASSNLTEDLIKASGIDGSLIRLSVGLEDPEILIEDLDSSLKGI; encoded by the coding sequence ATGTCAGATTTCTCGCCTATCGAGGTCCCAATATATATGACAGCTACTTTCCAGAATCCTCTACCTTCAGGAAAACCTAATATCTCCCGGAGGGGCAAGGAGTTGAAGTACTCGAGAGAAGAGAACCCGACTGTCGAGGAGCTCGAGAGGATAGTGGCTTCCCTCGATGGATACGATGATTGCTTGGCTTTCAACAGCGGTATGGCATCTATCTCAACGCTCTTCCTATCCAGGTACAGGAAGAGGATCGTGGTTAATTTAGATTCCTACTCGGCCACAGTAGGTTTGGCGCTCCGCCTAAAGGCTATGGGTTTCGATATCGAGATATGCAGCACCGATCATCTTGGGGAGTGCATCAAGCCGGGGAGCTTAGTCTTCACCGAATCGATAACGAATCCTCTACTCAGAGTACCTGATTTGGAGATGCTGAGGGATTCCTGCATAGATAAGGGCGCTGAATTCATCATAGATAACACATCTGCGACTCCTGTCCTGCTGAAACCCTCTCTCTTCTCAGATCTATCAATACAGAGCGCTACAAAGTACCTCAGTGGTACGAACGATACCGTGGGAGGAGTAGTATCCGGTAACGAATTATCAGAGTTATGGGAATGGAGGAGGGTCCTGGGGAGCATATTGGATCCATTCAGGGCGTTCCTCATAATTAGGGGGGTCAAAACTCTTGAACTCAGGATGAGGAGACATTGTGAGACAGCGCTTACTTTAGCTAGATGGCTCCAAGATCATCCCAAGGTGAAGGAGGTGATATATCCCGGATTGGAGACGCACAAAGATCATCAGATAGCTAAGAGGCTCCTCAAGGGATTCGGTGGGATTATTTCCTTCAGGATAAATGGGGATGCGAGGAAGTTCCTGATGAACCTCAGGAAGATAAAGAGAGCCACGAGCTTCGGAGCATCTATATCGCTAGCGAGCATACCTCATGGATCAGCTTCCTCTAACTTGACTGAGGACCTCATTAAGGCTAGTGGGATAGATGGGAGCTTGATAAGGCTCTCAGTTGGACTTGAGGATCCGGAAATTTTGATAGAGGACCTTGACTCTTCTCTGAAAGGAATTTAG
- the udg gene encoding type-4 uracil-DNA glycosylase has product MRLEDLAEEILRCEKCPLHLNRKRAVPGEGNPNSRIMFVGEAPGRNEDEMGRPFVGAAGKLLEELLISIGLRRQDVFITNVVKCRPPNNRDPRPEEIEACLPYLKAQIELIDPEILVPLGRHSVGVLLGRIGEISILRVRGKVYEVEVFGAIRKVLPTLHPAAALYNPRLKPLIREDFEKLKSLISSGLEGWF; this is encoded by the coding sequence TTGAGGCTCGAGGATTTAGCTGAGGAAATATTGAGATGTGAAAAGTGCCCTCTTCACCTGAATAGAAAGAGGGCAGTTCCTGGAGAGGGGAATCCAAATTCTAGGATAATGTTCGTTGGGGAAGCTCCGGGAAGGAACGAGGATGAGATGGGGAGGCCCTTCGTTGGGGCTGCGGGTAAGCTGCTGGAGGAGCTGTTAATCTCAATAGGGCTCAGGAGGCAGGATGTATTCATAACGAACGTCGTGAAATGCAGGCCACCCAATAATAGGGATCCAAGGCCCGAGGAGATAGAGGCGTGCCTCCCATATCTCAAAGCTCAGATCGAGCTGATAGATCCCGAGATATTAGTTCCATTGGGAAGGCACAGCGTTGGGGTCCTCCTAGGGAGGATAGGGGAGATCTCCATACTGAGAGTTAGAGGTAAGGTATATGAGGTCGAAGTATTCGGGGCCATCCGGAAAGTACTGCCCACCCTCCATCCAGCGGCCGCTCTCTACAATCCGAGGCTGAAGCCCCTCATAAGGGAGGACTTCGAGAAGCTGAAATCATTGATCTCGAGCGGATTAGAGGGATGGTTCTGA
- a CDS encoding COG1470 family protein yields the protein MPKSLYIFLLIFLLTLSLIPLSAVDFDIIISPTYAKVRAGETASFTVSLIKLNPGFSNDVYLTVFYEPPYSSVSFLDNPLKPGVVETTIMKVITSEKTPPGTYTITVRGRDTTGASVYEGVTVEVLPPEPQFILSISPSRLSVYRGERANFTVYATPTYGFTGPIYLKLICPLCTSYVFTPNPMCPTCPPSCCPALPCAYYSSTLSIDTSGMAPGDYSVVVEGCSGSSCYRAYATLTVLEAPRPENINLIVYPLTLVAKPEDNVKVDVTISIPGGKSPDPLTLRVYAPQGWYLSYYPTKFYETSTVQLWISVPKGTLQGTYNIGIELYKGETLLKSRSVVVIVKSVEQAKISLFAAPYEIILTKDSPRAQIAVLVTYSGEVEDATLSLLGLPAGISYSIPPKLRPGQLGVINLTLTDAKEGNYSASLVATMDGLSASTNFRVIVKGAQVETPTKTTTLTESTTLTETKRETVTLTVERGLATTDYLLIAIAFLLLVLILALLLRRGAGGTAQGGVVQAPEGTQA from the coding sequence ATGCCCAAGAGCTTATATATCTTCCTCTTGATATTCCTGCTGACCCTGAGCCTAATTCCGCTCTCCGCGGTTGATTTCGACATAATCATATCGCCGACTTACGCTAAGGTAAGAGCTGGAGAGACCGCTAGCTTCACAGTGAGTCTGATAAAGCTGAATCCAGGTTTCTCAAACGACGTATACCTCACGGTCTTCTATGAGCCTCCGTATAGCTCTGTCAGCTTCCTAGACAATCCTCTCAAGCCAGGAGTTGTCGAGACAACGATAATGAAGGTGATAACTTCTGAGAAGACTCCTCCTGGAACTTACACCATAACAGTTAGGGGAAGGGATACGACAGGAGCATCAGTTTATGAGGGAGTGACTGTCGAGGTCCTACCACCGGAGCCCCAGTTCATCCTATCTATATCCCCATCCAGGCTATCCGTTTACAGAGGCGAGAGGGCTAACTTCACAGTTTACGCCACTCCGACATATGGATTCACAGGCCCGATATACCTGAAGCTGATATGTCCCCTCTGCACATCCTATGTATTCACCCCCAATCCCATGTGTCCCACATGTCCTCCTTCATGCTGCCCAGCGCTGCCCTGCGCTTACTACTCCTCAACGCTCTCTATAGACACTTCAGGTATGGCCCCAGGGGATTACAGCGTAGTGGTCGAGGGGTGCAGCGGAAGTTCATGTTACAGGGCTTACGCTACTCTAACTGTCTTAGAGGCTCCCAGACCTGAGAACATAAATTTAATAGTTTATCCGCTGACTCTAGTCGCGAAACCTGAGGATAACGTTAAGGTAGATGTGACGATAAGCATCCCGGGTGGCAAGAGCCCGGATCCCCTAACGCTTAGGGTCTACGCACCGCAGGGCTGGTACCTGAGCTACTACCCGACGAAGTTCTACGAGACCTCCACAGTCCAGCTGTGGATCTCGGTACCTAAGGGCACGCTACAGGGGACCTATAACATAGGGATAGAGTTATACAAAGGGGAGACCCTCTTGAAGAGTAGAAGCGTTGTAGTAATTGTGAAGAGCGTTGAGCAAGCTAAAATATCATTATTTGCCGCTCCATACGAAATAATACTGACGAAGGATTCCCCCAGGGCCCAGATAGCTGTGCTAGTTACTTACAGTGGGGAGGTAGAGGATGCTACCCTCTCCCTACTCGGGCTGCCCGCTGGGATAAGTTACTCCATACCACCGAAGCTCAGACCGGGACAATTGGGGGTAATAAACTTGACATTGACTGATGCTAAGGAAGGGAATTATTCAGCATCTCTCGTCGCTACTATGGATGGATTATCGGCATCCACTAACTTCAGGGTGATCGTTAAGGGCGCTCAGGTGGAGACGCCGACTAAGACGACCACGCTCACAGAATCGACTACTTTAACTGAAACTAAGAGGGAGACAGTAACTTTGACAGTTGAGAGGGGCCTCGCAACTACGGACTATCTACTGATAGCCATAGCTTTCCTCCTTCTGGTCCTCATATTAGCATTGCTGCTCAGGAGAGGCGCTGGAGGGACCGCTCAGGGAGGAGTAGTTCAGGCCCCCGAAGGCACTCAGGCGTGA
- a CDS encoding homocitrate synthase/isopropylmalate synthase family protein — protein sequence MRWYEWFFPELDMPRLARRLPSHDLLITDTTLRDGQQGSRPFSKEECIKIYSILSELDGGSGVIRDIELFPYTSKDREVIKALRDFGTTPNPIGWIRARIEDLKLVKECGLDTTVLLTSVSDYHIHYKLRMSRTEAREKFLSAIREGLRMGLKLKVAMEDITRSDIYGFVLPFIEDILRISEREGGEVSFKISDTLGLALPFPESPLPRGVPRLIRSLIEEMGLRSEQIEFHGHNDFHLVVANHLAAWLYGASISNCTLMGIGERAGNCPLEAMAIMHSQLSGERKLNLKALSKIIDVFSEMGFRIPEFYPILGENAFKTKAGIHIDGLLKNPAIYLPFDPTIIGRPYSIEISPYSGRSGIIYWLARKLNIEEWESLKEDPRVELAYREMLKIFEEGRTEPLSEEEALSLLKKYFPELSEVSELCR from the coding sequence TTGAGATGGTATGAGTGGTTCTTTCCCGAGCTGGATATGCCCAGATTAGCTAGGAGGCTCCCCTCCCATGATCTACTGATAACGGATACTACACTGAGGGACGGTCAGCAGGGGAGCAGGCCATTCAGCAAGGAGGAGTGCATCAAGATATACTCCATACTATCCGAGCTGGACGGGGGAAGCGGTGTTATAAGGGATATAGAACTATTTCCATACACATCGAAGGATAGGGAAGTAATAAAGGCCCTCAGGGATTTTGGGACCACACCCAATCCTATAGGGTGGATCAGGGCGAGAATTGAGGATCTGAAGCTCGTGAAGGAGTGCGGCCTAGACACTACGGTGCTCCTCACTTCAGTCTCCGACTACCATATCCACTACAAGCTGAGAATGAGCAGAACTGAAGCAAGGGAGAAGTTCTTATCAGCGATAAGGGAGGGATTGAGGATGGGATTGAAGCTCAAGGTAGCTATGGAGGACATAACTAGATCGGATATTTACGGCTTCGTCCTCCCATTCATAGAGGACATCCTGAGGATCTCGGAGAGGGAGGGAGGGGAGGTGAGCTTCAAGATCTCGGATACCTTGGGCCTAGCCCTTCCCTTTCCGGAATCTCCCCTTCCTAGAGGGGTTCCCAGGCTCATAAGATCTCTTATAGAGGAGATGGGATTGAGAAGCGAGCAGATCGAGTTCCATGGTCACAACGATTTTCACCTAGTTGTAGCGAACCATCTGGCTGCTTGGCTCTACGGTGCTTCTATATCGAACTGCACGCTCATGGGCATAGGGGAGAGAGCGGGCAACTGCCCTCTCGAAGCTATGGCTATAATGCACTCACAACTATCAGGGGAGAGGAAGCTCAATCTCAAGGCATTGAGTAAAATAATAGATGTATTCAGTGAGATGGGATTCAGGATACCGGAATTTTATCCCATACTCGGGGAAAATGCGTTCAAAACTAAAGCGGGGATTCATATAGATGGCTTGCTGAAGAATCCAGCTATATACCTTCCGTTCGATCCAACTATCATCGGGAGGCCCTACTCGATTGAGATCTCACCCTACTCCGGGAGGTCCGGGATAATCTACTGGCTGGCGAGGAAGCTCAATATCGAGGAATGGGAGAGCCTGAAGGAGGATCCCAGAGTGGAGCTAGCCTATAGGGAGATGCTCAAGATCTTCGAGGAAGGGAGGACTGAGCCATTGAGTGAAGAAGAAGCTCTCTCCCTCCTCAAGAAGTACTTCCCGGAGCTCTCAGAGGTGAGTGAATTATGCCGATGA
- a CDS encoding NAD+ synthase, with product MLTLESLKLDMGKVKEIISGFIRGMVAGSRAEGIVLGISGGVDSAVLTKLCVDALGSERVFGLILPDTRVTPEEDIKDAIDLAESLKIKYWRRDIDDIIDSYERSEFYVHDHKLALGNLRARVRMSLLYYVANSRNLLVAGSGDRSEILIGYFTKYGDGGADLLPIGDLYKTQVRWMAEWLGLPERIARKPSSPRLWEGQMAEKELGIPYERIDLILHGLFDLRIDIDSLREEFGSDVDRVMEMHSRSAHKRTMPPIARVRI from the coding sequence ATGCTCACCCTGGAATCCCTCAAGCTGGACATGGGGAAAGTTAAGGAGATAATATCCGGATTCATCAGGGGAATGGTGGCGGGGTCGAGAGCAGAGGGCATCGTTCTGGGGATAAGTGGAGGGGTGGATTCAGCAGTACTGACTAAGCTCTGCGTCGATGCTCTGGGGAGCGAGAGGGTATTCGGACTGATACTCCCTGACACTAGGGTGACTCCGGAGGAAGATATTAAGGACGCTATAGATCTAGCGGAATCTCTCAAAATAAAATACTGGAGGAGGGATATAGACGATATTATAGATTCCTATGAGAGATCCGAATTTTACGTACATGATCATAAGCTGGCCCTCGGGAACCTGAGGGCTAGGGTGAGGATGTCCCTCCTTTACTACGTGGCCAATTCGAGGAACTTGCTAGTCGCTGGGAGCGGTGATAGGAGCGAGATTCTCATAGGATACTTCACTAAATACGGGGATGGAGGAGCGGATCTCCTGCCCATCGGGGACCTGTACAAGACGCAAGTCAGGTGGATGGCAGAGTGGTTAGGCTTACCAGAGCGTATAGCAAGGAAACCAAGCAGCCCAAGGCTTTGGGAGGGACAGATGGCTGAAAAAGAATTAGGAATACCGTATGAAAGAATAGATCTGATTCTTCATGGCCTATTTGATCTCAGGATAGATATAGATTCTCTAAGGGAGGAGTTCGGATCTGATGTAGATAGAGTGATGGAGATGCATTCTAGGAGCGCTCACAAGAGGACCATGCCTCCAATAGCTAGGGTAAGAATTTGA